The sequence below is a genomic window from Brevibacillus laterosporus.
TTGGGTAACTTCTATTGCGGAGAAACCTGGTTATGGTACTACTGTAATCATTCAATATACCAATGGTCGAGAGGCTTGGTATGGAAATGTTGAAAAAGTCAACGTATCTGTAAACGACTGGCTAAATAGAGGTGACCTTATTGGAATTGCCAAATCTTTTATGGATGAAGAGGTTAACACGCGTTACCTATTTATGTCGATGAAACAGAACGGGGAGTTCATTAATCCATTGGACGTGATTTCATTTGAGTGACTTTTGGCCAGGCGGTATTCGTGTCCGCATTCACCTTTTATTTTGGTTGGTCATTGGTCTAGCTGTAATGGCTGGCTATTTTGTAGAAACGATTGCATTGTTCATTATTGTTCTTATTCATGAGCTTGGTCATATAGCGGCTGCCCGTGAACTGGGCTGGGAAGTAAAAGAGATTCAACTGTTGCCTTTTGGTGGTGTTGCAATCATGGAAGAAGCTCCGACAGCAGATGCTATCGATGAGATTGTCGTAGCCCTAGCAGGCCCTTTTATGAATATCGTTATGATTTTTTTTTCTCTTTTATTTTGGTGGTTGGGAATATGGTCGGAATCTTGGGCCACCTTTTTTATGAAAAGTAATATGATGATTGCTTTATTTAATTTATTACCGATGTGGCCACTAGATGGTGGGCGCATTGTGCAAGCGATCCTAACATCCTGTATTCCTTATCGGAAAGCGGCGATTTTATCATTTGGTAGCAGTTGTGGATTTGCAATTTTACTAATGGTAATAGGAATTTGGTTTTTTCATGCTAATCTAACTGCTGTTGCGATCTATTTGGCTTTTAGCAATGGGCAGGCATATAAACGATTTCCTTATCAGTTTGTTCGCTTTTTACATAAAAGATATCAGGGAGCACCTAGACTAGATCGCATGGAGCCAGTTCGTGTTTCATCGTCTTTATCAGTTTGGGAAGCTACTCATAGACTACAAAAAGGTAAATATCATTTGTTTTATATTACAGGTAAACAGGGTGGTGTACTGACTGAAGAGAATTTGCTCTATGCTTGTTTAGTGGAGCGGCGTCAGCGGGAATGGATTAGTAGCTTGTTATAGCTTATTACGGATCTAGTTATATCAAGCAGTCCTGCTATTTTTCAAATCGAGTAGAAATGCGTTACAATAGGGGGATAGGACAGACCTCCAGGAGGAAGATTAGTTGAACAAAAAACAACAACGTGCTCTCCAACAAATTATCGTGAGCCGTGATATAGAGGAAACGCGTATTGCTGTCATGGAAGCAGGACGACTTGCTGAGTTGACAATGGAACAAGCTAGACAAATGGTAGCAGTCGGCAATATTTACAGAGGAAGGGTTAAAAAAGTCTTACCAGCCATGCAAGCTGCCTTTATAGATATCGGAGAAGAGCAGGAAGCGTTTTTATATATTGACGAGGCTTTGCCCCCTGGCTGGAAAGTACAGAACCGTGGGGCAGCCAAACCTAATATCCGGACATTGGTGCAAGTAGGCGAGGAAAAAATTGTTCAAATTAGCAAGGAAGCGATGGGGAGCAAATCTCCAAGACTTACTTCTGAAATCAGCTTGCCAGGACGCATGCTGGTTTATTTGCCGTCAGCAGGGCTTGTATCCTTGTCACGTAAAATTGTAGATGGAGTAAAACGTGAGAGACTGCGAACGTGGGCAACCGATAGCTTGGTTGAGGGAGAAGGTATCATTATAAGAACGATGGCCGAGGATGCTTCCCTGGAGCATTTGCAAACCGAACTTGATTTCCTACGAGCAAAATGGAGGGAGGCTGTGCAGGAAGCAGGAAAGAAAAAAACACCGTCCCTCCTTTTATCAGCGGATCATGCAGTTACGCGCCTATTGTTAGATCGTTCTGAAGATCAGCTGTCGGAAGTAGTGGTGGATGATGCAGTGTTGTATCATGAGCTTAGAGCACAGGCTAAGGCTATTCATCCAGCCATGTTTAATAAAATTCAATTTTATCAAGGGAAAACCTCTGTGTTAGACTCCTATGGGGTCGACAAAGAAATTGAAAAAGCCCTATATAGGCAGGTATGGCTGAAAAACGGTGGTTTCTTGGTAATTGATCAGACGGAAGCTATGACCGTTATTGATGTTAATACAGGAAAATTTACGGGCAAGAGTGGTCAGCAATTGGAAGATACTGTGACGGCAACAAATGTGGAAGCAGCCCAAGAGATTGCTAGACAGCTACGACTTCGGGATATCGGCGGTATCATCATCATCGATTTCATAGACATGAAGCAGGCTAGAAATCAACAGCTTGTACAAGAAGCCTTGCAGAGGGAACTGGAAAAAGATGCTACCAATAGTTATGTGATGGGTTTTACACAATTAGGCTTACTGGAAATGACACGGAAAAAGGTGAGAAACAATCTATCCTCCGTTCTGACTAAAGCATGCATTACTTGTAGTGGTAAGGGAAGGATTTTAACGGAGCAGGAAGTAGCAGGACGTTTTATCAGAGAGGCTAAAGCATTGATCCGAACACAGGAAGCCGAGGCTATCGTAGCTGCATTTCATCCTCATGTTTATCAGTATGTACAAGCAGAGGGCAGACGTGAGAGGTTTATGGAGGAATGGGGTGTAATGGTTCAATTTATTTCACGTGAAACCATGCATCCAAGCGAGTATCAGATTTTACATGTTGGCAAAGAGGTTGATTCCAAACGTTTTTCTTGACCTTTTTAGCTGGGTATGATATCCTCTGATTGTTATGCAGCTATGCTTGTACCTTGAAGCATACTGTAACCGCGCGAATCAGGTTTAATTAAGCTGGTTTTCGAAGCCACACCTGCATGAGGCGAGTCTGAGTATAGGAGGTGCAATAGAATGTACGCAATTATCGTAACAGGTGGTAAACAATACAAAGTTGAAGAGGGTGCTACCCTTTACATCGAAAAACTAACTGCTTCTACTGAAGGTGAAACAGTTACTTTTGATCAAGTATTGTTCGTAAGCAAAGATGGTAAAGTAACTGCGGGTACTCCAACTGTAGCTGGTGCAACTGTAACAGCGAAAGTTGAAAAGCACGGTAAAGGTGAAAAAGTTATCGTGTACAAGTACAAAGCAAAGAAAAACTATCGTCGTAAGCAAGGTCACCGTCAACCGTTCACTAAAGTTGTTATCGAAAAGATCAACGCGTAATGGTTAAGGTCGAAGTAATTCGATCTCAGGCGGGCATTGCAGAGATTGCTATGACAGGGCATGCCAATGCTGGTAAATACGGGGAGGACATTGTTTGTTCTGCTGTATCGGCCATTATTTTAGGCAACCTGAATGCGGTACATCTTTTGCTCGGTTTGAAACCGGATGTGGAAATGAACACAGAAGAAGGCGGATTTTTAAAGTGGCAGCTTTCATCTTTGGATGATCTGGCTCTTGAAGAGAAGCAACAACTACTGGCGGAAAGCACTGTGGTTGCTCTACTGGGTATTTCCCAAAACTACGGAACATATATTTCTGTACAAGATCCAAAATGGCAAGGGGGTGCTCACTCATGATGAACATGCTATTCACTATGGACCTGCAATTCTTCGCATCCAAAAAAGGGGTAGGTTCTACAAAGAACGGTCGTGACTCCATCGCTAAGCGCCTTGGTACAAAGCGTGGCGACGGCCAATTCGTAAAAGCTGGTAACATTCTTGTTCGCCAACGCGGAACAAAAATTTATCCAGGTGCTAACGTAGGCATCGGCGGCGACGATACTTTGTTCGCGAAAGCTGACGGAATCGTTCGTTTCAAACGTCTGGGCCGCGATCGCAAGCAAGTTGTGATCGAACCAGTTGTTGCTGAAGCGTAATAACGACAAGAAGCTAAAACCCAGCCAATCGCTGGGTTTTTCTTTTTACGCACTCTCCTTTACTCTACTCGTACTTATGTTAAAATGAAAGATGGAATCCATATAAGTGACAGGTGGGAAAACATGAAGGACGAACAAAGGTTTATTACGGATCATGCGGACACGTTATTGCGGATTTTAAATCAGGAACGTCATGATTGGCTCAATCATTTCCAGGTTCTCCATGCTTATTTGAAGTTGGGGCGCTACCAAGATGGGGAGTCTTACCTGCATAAAGTGGCGGAGGAAGCCCACCGTGAAAGTATGATTGCCCGCATAAACTGTTCGCGTTTGTCTGCTTTCTTTTTGACGTTTAATACGTTAAATAAAGACATAATAGTAGAGGTAGAGATTAAAACACAGGTGGATGTGACCAAGCTAGAGATGCAAAGCGATAGCTTTTTTTATTTGATTTCAACTTGCATCGGGCTATTACAGCATCACTTGCTTACGGAACAAGTGGAACATCCTCACTTAGCGGTGACGTTGTTTCACTCAGATAATGAAGTATTTGCCAGCTTTGACTTGGAAGGTCAGGTCTCTGCATTAGTTGCAGGGGAAGTGGAAAAGCTTATTCATGATCATAAGGGTATGGCCAAGCTCGTAAGTGAACAAATACATACCGACACAGGCTGGATTGCTGAAATGAGCTTTCCTTGCAAAATGTAGAGAGGTGGCAATTTTGTGTTTGTTGATCAGGTAAAAATTTATGTAAAAGGCGGAGACGGTGGTAATGGAGCCGTTTCATTCCGTCGTGAAAAGTATGTAGCACTTGGAGGACCTGCGGGTGGAGACGGCGGTAAGGGAGCAAACGTAATTTTCGTCGTGGATGAAGGTTTACGTACGCTGATTGATTTCCGCTATCAACGTCATTTTAAAGCAAAACGTGGTGAGCATGGTAGAACAAAAGGGATGCACGGAGCTGGATCAGATGATATGATCGTTCGTGTTCCTCCAGGTACTACCGTGTACGATGATGATACACAAGAGGTGATTGCTGACCTTATTGAACATGGTCAACGTGCAATCATTGCCAAAGGTGGCCGCGGCGGACGAGGTAACATTCGTTTTGCCACGTCTTCTAATCCAGCTCCAGAGATTGCGGAGAACGGTGAACCAGGACAAGAACGCTATATTCGTATGGAATTAAAGCTGATTGCTGATGTTGGCTTAGTTGGTTATCCGAGTGTAGGAAAATCGACGCTACTATCTTCAGTAACAGCAGCGAAACCTAAGATTGCTGCTTACCATTTCACAACAATCGCTCCAAATCTAGGTGTAGTAGACTTAGGTGAAAAAAGCTTTGTTATGGCTGATTTACCAGGACTTATTGAAGGAGCTCATGAAGGAATTGGGCTTGGTCATCAGTTTTTACGCCATGTTGAGCGTACAAGACTGATTGTACATGTGATCGATATGGCATCGACTGAGGGTCGTGATCCATACGAAGATTATCTTCAAATTAACGAAGAACTTAAACATTACAATGCCCGTATGGAAGACAGACCACAAATTATCGTGGCTAATAAAATGGATTTGCCAGATGCAGAGGTTCATTTGCAGGCTTTCCGTGAAAAATGTCCAGATGTGAAAATATATCCGATTTCTGGTGTGACTCGTCAAGGTGTACAAGATCTCATGTATGCGATTGGCGATCTACTTGAAACGATTCCAGATCGCTTTGAAGTAGAAGAAGTAGCAGAAGTAGAAGAGAGAGTTGTGTTCAAAGCAGAACCAGAAGAAATTCCTTTTGTCATAACAAGAGACAATGACATATTTGTGGTGAGCGGTGACAAGCTTGAGAAACTGACGAAGATGACTAACTTGAACAGTTATGACTCTATCCAGCGTTTTTCACGTTTGATGCGCACAATGGGAATTGATCAGGCTTTGCGTGAGCGTGGTGCGAAAGACGGAGATACTGTTCAGATTGGTAAATTCGAATTTGAGTTCCAAGAGTAAACTTTGGTTAAAAGTGAGTGTGATGAGATGGGGACTATGGGGGAAAACAGACAGCTTGCACGAGGTACCATTGTACACGTATCGCATGAAAATCAATTCGTTGCTTTAAAGGATGCCATGATAGAGTACCAGAAGGGGGATTATTTGCTATTCTCTTATATTTCAGAGCAGGCAAATCCTTCTTTTCTGGGTAGTATCCTTCATGTGCGTTTGAATGAAGGTCAGGAATATCAAGCCTACGAGGTTTTCACAGAAAAGGTTGCATGGCCAGTTGTTATTTTGGGGCTACTGCCAGTACGCTTAGAACCGGTAGATGGAGAATTGAAGCAACAGCCTACTGCTTCTGTTGTAAGTCCGCAGGATACTACTCGACAAGCTATCCTAGCGAAATTAAAGGGAAGCAAGCATGAAGAATCCGCTCTCACGAATGACCAGCCTGTTGATGGAGAAAATCAGGCGCAACAATTGGTTAAACCTGACTTTATTATTAATGTTCCTTACAAGCGAATGGGAGCTAAGCCAAATGAAGAGTTGGGAGAGGGAGTACTCCTTAGCTTTTCAGAAAGGGAGCTACATGTAGGAACGGATGGTTATTTGGCTAAGGGAGATTTTGTGAATCTCTCATTTGTAATTCCACGTACGAAAACGGAAGTAGTAGCCATGACCAAAGTAATTCAAAAGCAGTTTGATAATAATATTACCATTGTTACGCTCTCCATCACAGATGTCGATCCTACTCAGCATGCTGAGTTAATCGCCTATCACAAGACTATGTTAGCTTAAACTGTAATAAAAGGCACCCCGTTTTTAAAACGAGGTGCCTTTTTTGTGCGCGTATATCAACCCCCGCGCTCGTTGTCTATCTGATAATTTGGAGAGACTGCCATGCGCTTCTCATCTAA
It includes:
- a CDS encoding stage IV sporulation protein FB, which translates into the protein MSDFWPGGIRVRIHLLFWLVIGLAVMAGYFVETIALFIIVLIHELGHIAAARELGWEVKEIQLLPFGGVAIMEEAPTADAIDEIVVALAGPFMNIVMIFFSLLFWWLGIWSESWATFFMKSNMMIALFNLLPMWPLDGGRIVQAILTSCIPYRKAAILSFGSSCGFAILLMVIGIWFFHANLTAVAIYLAFSNGQAYKRFPYQFVRFLHKRYQGAPRLDRMEPVRVSSSLSVWEATHRLQKGKYHLFYITGKQGGVLTEENLLYACLVERRQREWISSLL
- the rplU gene encoding 50S ribosomal protein L21, with translation MYAIIVTGGKQYKVEEGATLYIEKLTASTEGETVTFDQVLFVSKDGKVTAGTPTVAGATVTAKVEKHGKGEKVIVYKYKAKKNYRRKQGHRQPFTKVVIEKINA
- a CDS encoding ribosomal-processing cysteine protease Prp, with protein sequence MVKVEVIRSQAGIAEIAMTGHANAGKYGEDIVCSAVSAIILGNLNAVHLLLGLKPDVEMNTEEGGFLKWQLSSLDDLALEEKQQLLAESTVVALLGISQNYGTYISVQDPKWQGGAHS
- a CDS encoding 50S ribosomal protein L27; this encodes MLFTMDLQFFASKKGVGSTKNGRDSIAKRLGTKRGDGQFVKAGNILVRQRGTKIYPGANVGIGGDDTLFAKADGIVRFKRLGRDRKQVVIEPVVAEA
- a CDS encoding sporulation protein — protein: MKDEQRFITDHADTLLRILNQERHDWLNHFQVLHAYLKLGRYQDGESYLHKVAEEAHRESMIARINCSRLSAFFLTFNTLNKDIIVEVEIKTQVDVTKLEMQSDSFFYLISTCIGLLQHHLLTEQVEHPHLAVTLFHSDNEVFASFDLEGQVSALVAGEVEKLIHDHKGMAKLVSEQIHTDTGWIAEMSFPCKM
- a CDS encoding PilZ domain-containing protein, with translation MGENRQLARGTIVHVSHENQFVALKDAMIEYQKGDYLLFSYISEQANPSFLGSILHVRLNEGQEYQAYEVFTEKVAWPVVILGLLPVRLEPVDGELKQQPTASVVSPQDTTRQAILAKLKGSKHEESALTNDQPVDGENQAQQLVKPDFIINVPYKRMGAKPNEELGEGVLLSFSERELHVGTDGYLAKGDFVNLSFVIPRTKTEVVAMTKVIQKQFDNNITIVTLSITDVDPTQHAELIAYHKTMLA
- the obgE gene encoding GTPase ObgE, which translates into the protein MFVDQVKIYVKGGDGGNGAVSFRREKYVALGGPAGGDGGKGANVIFVVDEGLRTLIDFRYQRHFKAKRGEHGRTKGMHGAGSDDMIVRVPPGTTVYDDDTQEVIADLIEHGQRAIIAKGGRGGRGNIRFATSSNPAPEIAENGEPGQERYIRMELKLIADVGLVGYPSVGKSTLLSSVTAAKPKIAAYHFTTIAPNLGVVDLGEKSFVMADLPGLIEGAHEGIGLGHQFLRHVERTRLIVHVIDMASTEGRDPYEDYLQINEELKHYNARMEDRPQIIVANKMDLPDAEVHLQAFREKCPDVKIYPISGVTRQGVQDLMYAIGDLLETIPDRFEVEEVAEVEERVVFKAEPEEIPFVITRDNDIFVVSGDKLEKLTKMTNLNSYDSIQRFSRLMRTMGIDQALRERGAKDGDTVQIGKFEFEFQE
- a CDS encoding Rne/Rng family ribonuclease: MNKKQQRALQQIIVSRDIEETRIAVMEAGRLAELTMEQARQMVAVGNIYRGRVKKVLPAMQAAFIDIGEEQEAFLYIDEALPPGWKVQNRGAAKPNIRTLVQVGEEKIVQISKEAMGSKSPRLTSEISLPGRMLVYLPSAGLVSLSRKIVDGVKRERLRTWATDSLVEGEGIIIRTMAEDASLEHLQTELDFLRAKWREAVQEAGKKKTPSLLLSADHAVTRLLLDRSEDQLSEVVVDDAVLYHELRAQAKAIHPAMFNKIQFYQGKTSVLDSYGVDKEIEKALYRQVWLKNGGFLVIDQTEAMTVIDVNTGKFTGKSGQQLEDTVTATNVEAAQEIARQLRLRDIGGIIIIDFIDMKQARNQQLVQEALQRELEKDATNSYVMGFTQLGLLEMTRKKVRNNLSSVLTKACITCSGKGRILTEQEVAGRFIREAKALIRTQEAEAIVAAFHPHVYQYVQAEGRRERFMEEWGVMVQFISRETMHPSEYQILHVGKEVDSKRFS